The sequence TCGGTCTCGTCAGGCCGCTGCCAGTAGCCCGCCATGACCTGCGGGCCTTTGATGGCAATCTCGCCAGGCTGGCCAGGCGGCACTTCATGGCCGTCGTCGTCGAGCAGCTTGAACCAGGTACTGGGAATCGGCACGCCGATGGTGCCGGCGAAGGCCTTGCTGTTGGTCGGGTTGCAGCTCGCCGATGGCGAGGTTTCCGACAGGCCGTAGCCTTCGCAAATCGGGCAGCCGGTCTTTTGCAGCCACAGCTTGGCCACCGCGCTTTGCACCGCCATGCCGCCGCCCAGCGAGATTTTCAGGTGCGACCAGTCCACCGTGTTGAAGTCCGGGTGGTTGGCCAGACCGTTGAACAGGGTGTTGACGGCCGGAAAGCTGTTGACCTTGTGCTTGGAAAGCTCCTTGAGCACCGCCGGAAGGTCGCGCGGATTGGGGATCAGGATGTTTTTTCCGCCGGTCCGCATGCCCAACATCATGTTCACCGTGAAGGCAAAAATATGGTACAGCGGCAAGGCGCACACATAAGTAGGCTGCTCGCCCGCCGGCAGGCTGGCCATGGCCGGGCCGTTCCAGGCTTCGGACTGCAGCACGTTGGCAATCACGTTGCGGTGCAGCAGCACGGCCCCCTTGGAAACGCCAGTCGTGCCGCCGGTGTACTGCAGCACGGCAATGTCGTCGGGTTCGATAGCGGGCCGCTTGAGTGCGCCGCGCGCGCCCTGCGCCAGGGCATCGTTAAAAGGCACCGCGCCCGGCAGGTTGAAGGGCGGCACCATCTTCTTGACGCTGCGCACCACGTAATTGACGAGCATGCCCTTGAGCAGCCCCAGCTGGTCGCCCATGGCGCACAGCACGATGTGCCTGACCGGCGTGTTGGCCAGGCACTGCTCCAGCGTGCAGGCAAAATTCTCGACGATCACGATGGCCTTGGCGCCTGAATCCTTGAGCTGGTGCTCGAGTTCGCGCGGGGTGTAGAGCGGGTTCACATTGACCACCACATAGCCGGCGCGCAGGATGGCCGCAACCGCCACCGGATACTGCGGCACATTGGGCATCATGATGGCCACACGGTCGCCCTTGGCCAGACCCAGACCCTGCAGATAAGCGCCGAAAGCAACTGACAGGCTGTCGGTCTCGCCAAAAGTGATGTCCTTGCCCATGAAGCTGTAGGCGACGCGGTCCCGGTACTTCTTGAAGCTTTCTTCCATCAATGCGACCAGCGACGGATATTGCGAAGCATCAATGTCGGCCGGAACGCCTGCCGGATAAGCCTTTAGCCACGGGCGATCAGCCACCTCTGCGTTCATCAGTGCATTCATGCTCTTCGTCTCCATCACTTTTACTTACTTCCGGGAATTTTCAGGGACAGTCCTGCGCACGGCAATTGCGTTTTCCCCTAGAAATTCAAGGCAATCAGAGAGAAAGCTCTCTGATTTAGTCACTTTAGCGACAGTTGCATCCAGCGCCACCTGCGTGCGACTTACTCGATGGCCTTGCCCATGTCCTCGATGATCTTCTTGGCATCGCCGAAGACCATCATGGTCTTGTCCATGTAGAACAATTCGTTGTCCAGCCCGGCGTAGCCTGCGGCCATCGAGCGCTTGTTGACGATGACGGTCTTGGCCTTGTAGGCCTCCAGGATCGGCATGCCGTAAATCGCGCTGCCCTTGACATGCGCGGCCGGGTTCACCACGTCGTTGGCACCCAGGATGATGGCCACATCGGCCTGACCGAATTCGGCATTGATGTCCTCCATCTCGAACACCTGGTCGTAAGGCACTTCGGCCTCGGCCAGCAGCACGTTCATGTGACCGGGCATGCGCCCTGCCACCGGGTGAATCGCGTACTTGACGGTGATACCCTTCTCGGTGAGCTTTTGCGCCAGTTCCTTGACCGAGTGCTGGGCTCTAGCGACGGCCAGGCCGTAGCCCGGCACGATGATCACGGTTTCGGCATTGCCCAGAATGAAGGCGGCATCATCGGCCGAGCCGGACTTGACCGGACGCTGTTCCTTGGCGCCAGAGGCTGCCGTGGTCGCCTCGCCGCCGAAGCCGCCCCCGATCACGTTGAAGAACGAGCGGTTCATCGCCTTGCACATGATGTAGCTCAGGATCGCGCCCGACGAGCCCACCAGCGAACCGGCAATGATCAGCATGGAGTTGTTCAGCGAAAAGCCGATGCCCGCCGCCGCCCAGCCCGAGTAGCTGTTGAGCATGGACACCACCACCGGCATGTCGGCGCCGCCAATCGGGATGATGATCAGCACGCCCATCACGAAGGACAGCGCGAGCATGGCGAAAAATGCCGTCCAGCTGCCCGTCAGCATGAAGGCCACGCCCAGCCCCAGCGTCAGCAGGCCCAGCACCAGGTTGAGCTTGTGCTGGCCGGGAAACGACACCGGCGCGCCCTGGAACAGCCGGAACTTGTACTTGCCCGAGAGCTTGCCAAACGCAATCACCGAGCCGCTGAAGGTGATGGCGCCAATCGCCGCACCGAGGAACAGCTCCAGCCGATTGCCCGCCGGAATCTCCTCGCCCTTGGCGACGATGCCGAAGGCGTAAGGCTCGGCCACGGCAGCGACGGCGATAAACACCGCCGCCAGGCCGATCATGCTGTGCATGAAAGCGACCAGCTCGGGCATCTTGGTCATCTCGACGCGCTTGGCCATCATCGTGCCGGCAGCGCCGCCGACGAGCAGCGCCCCCAACACGTACACCATGCCGCCGGCATTGCTGCCGGCGGTCTCGACAATCAGCGCGCCGGTGGTCAGGATGGCAATACCCATGCCGACCATGCCGAACAGGTTGCCGCGCAGCGAGGTGGTCGGGTGCGACAGGCCCTTGAGCGCCTGGATGAAGAAGACGGAAGCCACCAGGTACAGCAGCGTGACGATGTTCATGCTCATTTGGCGGCTCCTGCGTCAAGCGCGGCCACGGCAGGCGCCTTTTTTTCCTTCTTGCGGAACATCTCGAGCATCCGGCGCGTGACCAGGAAGCCGCCAAAGACGTTCACGGCGGCCAGCGCCACGGCCAGCACGCCCATGGTGCGGCCCAGCGTGGTTTCGGTCAGCGCAGCCGCCAGCATGGCGCCGACGATGACGATGGCCGAAATGGCATTGGTCACGGCCATCAAGGGCGTGTGCAGCGCGGGCGTGACGGTCCAGACGACGTGGTAACCCACGTAGATGGCCAGCACGAAGATGATGAGGTTGATGATGGTGTGAGAAACGGGATCCATGGGTTCTCTCCTTCTGCTTGAACGCTTAAACGGTTTCGGGGCGCGGCACGCTCTGGCCAGGCTTGGCGAGTCGGCGCGGGTTGATAGGCTGGAGGCCGGGTGGCTTTATTTGCGCTTGACTTCGCCGCCTTGCGTCATCAGGCAGGCGGCCACGATGTCGTCTTCCAGATCAATTTTCAGCGCACCTTCCTTGGTGATGATGAGCTTGAGGAAGTCGAGCAGATTGCGCGCATACAACGCACTCGCATCGGCCGCCACCAGCGCCGCAATGTTGGTCTGGCCCATCAGCGTCACGCCGTGCTTGACCACGGTCTTGTCCGCCTCGGTCAGCGGGCAGTTGCCGCCTTGCGAAGCGGCCAGATCGACGATCACGCTGCCCGGCTTCATGGCCTTGACCATCTCCTCGGTCACCAGCACGGGCGCCGCGCGGCCCGGAATCAGGGCGGTGGTGATCACCACGTCGGCCTGCGCCACGCGCTTGGCGACCTCGATCTTTTGCCGCGCCATCCAGCTCGGCGGCATGGGCTTGGCGTAGCCGCCCACGCCGACCGCAGCTTCGCGCTCTTCGTCGGTCTCGTAAGGCACGTCGATGAACTTGCCGCCCAGCGACTCGACCTGCTCTTTCACGCTCGGGCGCACGTCGCTCGCCTCGATCACCGCGCCCAGGCGCTTGGCCGTGGCAATCGCCTGCAGGCCGGCCACGCCCACGCCCAAAATGACCACGCGAGCGGCCTTGACGGTGCCGGCGGCGGTCATCAGCATCGGAAAGAAGCGCTGGTACTGGTCGGCCGCCATCATCACGGCCTTGTAGCCGGCGATGTTGGCCTGCGAGGACAGCACGTCCATGCTCTGCGCGCGGCTGGTGCGCGGCGCCGCTTCGAGCGAAAACGAAGTCAGCTGCGCGGCGGCCAGGCGCTGCAGCCCGGCGGCGTCAAACGGATTGAGCATGCCGACCACGACGCTGCCCGGCTTGGCAAGCGCCATTTCACTGTCCAGCGGGCAGCGCACCTTGAGCACGATGTCGCAGGCGTAGGCGCCCGCCGCATCGGTGATCTCGGCGCCCACGGCGCGGTAGGCGTCATCGGGCACGCTGGCGGCCACGCCGGCGCCCGACTGGATGCGGATCGTATGGCCCTGGGCCTTGAGCTTCTTGGCCGTCTCGGGCGTGATGGCGACGCGTGTCTCGCCGGCCGTGATTTCGGCGGGTATCCCAATCAGCATGGGTGTCTCCTCTCAATGCTTTCGTTTTCTTGGAGTCCCGGAGTGATCCAGGACGGAACATTTAGCTGTCGCACAGCTTACATGAGTTTTTTTGCAATTAAGGGGGGCATGACAGACTATCGCGCCTGAACAAGGCACGTTGGCGACCCATTCCCCATAAAAAAAGCCCCATCAATCTGTAACAGACGAATGGGGCCAGCAAGAAAAATGCCAGTGGCTGCGGCTTGGCCGCATTGCGTTTTGGCGAGCGGATTATTTCGCTGTCGGCATCACGAACTCGGCGCCTTTGCCAATGCTTTCTGGCCAGCGCTGCATGATGGATTTTTGCTTCGTGTAGAAGCGCACGCCTTCCTCGCCGTAGGCGTGCATGTCGCCGAACAGGCTCTTCTTCCAGCCGCCAAAGCCGTGCCAGGCCATGGGCACCGGAATCGGCACATTGATGCCGACCATGCCGACCTGGATGCGGCGGCTGAATTCGCGTGCCACATGGCCGTCGCGGGTGAAGCAGCTCACGCCGTTGCCAAACTCGTGGGCGTTGATCAACTCGACCGCTTCGGCCAAATCGTTCACCCGCACGCAGCCCAGCACCGGGCCGAAGATTTCTTCCTTGTAGATGCGCATGTCGGGCGTGACATGGTCAAACAGCGTGCCACCCATCCAGAAACCCTGCGCGCAGCCCTCGCCCGCTTGCGCGCCAGTGAAGGTGCGGCCATCGACCAGCAGCTCGGCGCCCTCTTCAACGCCCAGGTCGATGTAGCCGGTGATGCGCTGGTGCGCAATGCCGGTGACGATCGGACCCATTTCCGCATCCAGGTTCACGCCGTTCTTGATCACCAGCGTTTCGGCCCGGGCCTTGAGCATCGGAATGAGCTTTTCGGCCACGTCGCCGACCAGCACCGCCACCGAAATCGCCATGCAGCGCTCGCCGGCCGAGCCGTAGCCCGCGCCGATCAGCGCATCGACCGCCTGCTCCAGGTCGGCGTCGGGCATGACCACCATGTGGTTCTTGGCGCCGCCCAGCGCCTGCACGCGCTTGCCGTGGCGGGCGCCGGTTTCATAGATGTAGTTGGCAATCGGTGTCGAGCCGACGAAGGACACGGCCTTGACATCGGGATGCACCAGCAGCGCATCGACCGCTTCTTTGTCGCCCTGCACGACGTTGAACACGCCGTCGGGCAAACCGGCCTGTTTGAGCAAGTCAGCCATGAAGAGGCTGGCGCTCGGGTCAATCGGGCTGGGCTTGAGGACAAAGCAGTTGCCCGCAGCAATCGCCACCGGGAACATCCACATCGGCACCATGACCGGAAAGTTGAACGGCGTGATGCCGGCCACGACGCCCAGCGGCTGGCGCAGCGTCCAGTTGTCGATGCCGGTTGACACCTGGTCGGTGAAATCGCCCTTGAGCAGTTGCGGAATGCCGCAGGCGAATTCGACGATGTCGATGCCACGCGAGACTTCGCCCTGCGCGTCGGTGAACACCTTGCCGTGCTCGGCGGTGATCAGGTGGGCGAGCTTGTCCTTGTTCTGGTTGAGCAGTTCCAGGAACTTGAACATGACGCGGGCACGGCGAATCGGCGGGATGTCGGACCAGGCCGGAAAGGCGGCCTGCGCGCTGGCAACGGCGACATCCACATCGGCTGCGCTGCCCAGCGCCACATGGCCAGAGACCGCGCCGGTGGCCGGATTGAACACCTCCTGGCTGCGCCCGGCGGCCGGCGTGACAGCGCTGCCGTTCAGGTAGTGGCCAATGGTGATCTGGGGAGCGATTTCGGCGGGCGATGAAAACATGGCAATCCTTGGGGTGAACAAACGAGTCAGCGAAGTCTAGGGTGTGGCGCCCGGTTTGATAAGACCCTATGGATTGATTACATTGTTCATATTTCTGAACAATGAATACTGCCGATGCCTTCTGACCAGCTGGCCCCGCTCGTGGCCGACCTTCACCTGCTGACCGTGCTTGCCGCGACCCGTAGCTTCACCGAAACCGCCCGCCGGCTGGGTGTTTCCAAGGCATCGGCCAGCATGCGCATCAGCGAGCTGGAGCGCAGCGCCGGGGTTTTGCTGGTGCGCCGCACGACGCGCTCGGTCGGACTGACGGAGGCCGGGCAGCAGTTGGTCAATGACATGCAGCCGGCGTTCCGGCGCATCAGCGAAAGCTACAGTGCGGCCTGCGACCTGGCGGGCACGCCGCGCGGGCTGATCCGGCTGACGGCGCCGGTCGCGCTGGGGCGCCAGCATCTGGCGCCGTGCATGGCCGCGTTCTTGCAGCAATTCCCCGACATTCACATCGAGCTGGAGCTGACCGACCGCTTCATCAACCTGGCCAACGAGGGTTTTGACCTGGCCATCCGGCACACCAACGCGCCGCCCGAAACCCATGTGGCCTGGGTGCTGTGCGAAACCCGTTCGCAGCTGGTGGCCAGCCCGCAGTACCTGGCGCGGCGCGGCACGCCTGCGCATCCGTCCGAGCTGACCGCGCACGACTGCCTGCTCTACCTGCGCGACAGCCACGCCGGCAGCTGGACCTTTGCGCGTCCGGCCGGGCTGCCCGGCAAGCGCAAACCGGGCGATGGCGCCGTCGAGCGCGTGGGCGTGCATGTCGCCGGCTCGCTCAAGGCCAACAACAGCGAGGTGCTGCGCGAGGCCCTGCTGGCCGGCCTGGGCATCGGCCTGCTGCCTGATTTCAGCATGCCGCCTGCACCTGATGGCAACGGACCTGCGCCGCTGGTCCAGGTCTTGCCCGACTGGCAGGTCCAGGGTTTTTTCGGCGAGCGCATTTATGCCCTGCGGCCGTGGTCGGCGCAGGTGCCCAAGGCGGTCCAGTGCCTGGTCGAGCATTTGCGCCAGAGTTTTTCCCACGGTTTTCCGGCTGGGCTGAAAAAGCTGTCGGCGCAATAAGTCTGCTGTCAAAAATGCCCCGGATAATCTCGCGCATGAATACACGATGGAAACCCAATGTCACGGTGGCGGCCGTCATTGAACGGGATTTCGACGGCGTCCAGAAGTTTTTGCTGGTCGAGGAAGAAACCCGCGACGGCTTGAGGTTCAACAACCCGGCGGGCCATCTGGACCCCGGCGAAAGTCCGCTGCAGGCCTGCGTGCGCGAGACGCTGGAAGAAACCGCCTTTCATTTCACGCCGACCGCGCTGGTGGGCGTTTACCTGTCGCGCTTTGAACGCACCCAGGCTGGACATGACGAGCCGCTGGACATCACCTACCTGCGCTTTACCTTTTGCGGCGAACTGGGTGCGCATGTGGCCGGCCAGCCGCTGGACAAGGGCATCGTGCGCGCCCTGTGGCTGACCGTCGATGAAATCAGGGCCAGCGCGCCCATGCACCGCAGCCCGCTGCTGCTGACCAGCCTGGAAGACTACCTGGCCGGGCAGCGTTTTCCGCTCGACGTGATCACCACGGACCCTTCCATTTTGCTACGAAAATAATAGCTTGTAGCGCTTACGGGACAAGCGCAAACGGCATATTTCATCATATTTTCATGGCCAGGGCTGCTTGAAGGACCGCTCCAGCAAGCCCGGCGACAGGCCTTGAGCGCCAGCGTCAAGCATGGCCGGCGTCCAGCCCAGACCCTGCCAGCGCCTGGCCAACACATGAAGCGCATCGCCCCCGTGCCTGTGCCCTGATTGCTGCAAGCAACGCATCAATACCGTCAAAAGATGCAATTTACAACGGGGGCTCCTTTGCCAAGAATACCCGTCATCAAAGCCTGTGCAAGCGCGACCCACGCGGCCATGCAACAGGCAGCCCCTTCACATGAAGCGACGGCGGGAGCACCAGCAACCCGCGACGCACAGGAAACCCGATGCTGACACTGATCACCGCTTGCTGCCGGCCCGAAGGCACGCCATGCTGAACCGAAAAATACCCTGCGTGCTGATGCGCGCCGGCACCTCGCGCGGCCCGTTTTTTTTGCGCGAATGGCTGCCCGAGGGCGATGAGGCCCGCGACCAGGCCTTGATTGGCGCCATCGGCGCTTCAGACCCGCTGCAGCTCGATGGCCTGGGCGGCGGCAGCACGCTCAACAGCAAGGTGGCCATCGTGTCGCGCTCCAGCCAGCCCGGCTGCGACCTGGACTACCTGTTTGCCCAGGTCGGCGTCGGCCACCAGTCGGTGGACACCCGGCCCAACTGCGGCAACATGCTGTCCGGCGTCGCGCCGTTTGCGATTGAGCAAGGCCTGATTCCGGCGCAGGACGGCCACACCACGGCACGGATTTACAACGTCAACACCGGCGCGCGCATCGACGTGACCGTCTGCACGCCCGGCGGCCGCGTCACCTACGAAGGCGATGCCCGGATTGACGGCGTGGCCGGCACCGCCGCGCCGATTCTGCTGAACTTCCTCGATGCCTGGGGCGCCATCACCGGCCAGCTGTTCCCGACCGGGCAGCGCATTGACGTGATCGACGGGTTGGAACTTACCTGCATCGACGCGGCCATGCCGCTGATGATCCTGCGCGCCAGCGACCTGGGCCTGACGGGCCGCGAGCGGCCGGCAGAACTCGATGCCGACACGGCGCTCCTGGCGCGCATCGAAGCGCTGCGCCTGGTGGCCGGCGCCCGCATGGGCCTGGGCGATGTATCGGGCAGCGTGATTCCGAAGCCGGTGCTGGTCAGTGCCGGCGACGGCCCGCTGAGCATCACCTCGCGCTACTTCACGCCCAGGCGCTGCCATGCGTCGCATGCCGTGACCGGCGCCATCGGCGTGGCGACCGCCTTTGCCCTGCCCGGCACGGTGGCCAGCGGCATGGCCAGGACGGCGGGAAAACACCCGCTGACGGTGCTGCACCCGGCCGGGCAGATTGACATTGAAGTCGAGCTGCAAGGCGAAGGCCAGGACGCCACGATTGAGCGCGCCGCACTGGTGCGCACCGCCCGCAAGATCATGCAGGGCGAGTTGCACCTGCCCGGCTATGTGTTTCCCCGATCCAGCCCCGATCTGGCAGCGAGCCTTGATGCGGCACTGCCCTTCCCCGGCAAGGACATCCAGATCATCGTGCCGACCAGCGCCGGTGGCGGCAACGACACCATGGCGCGCACGCTGACGCGCAAGCTCGGTCCGGTGCTGGGCCAGTCGGTGACGGTGGACAACCGCGCCGGGGCCAACGGCAGCATTGCCAGCGAATACGTGGCCGCCGCCCAGCCTGACGGCCATACCCTGATGTTTGGCTACATCGCCACCCACGGCATCAACCCGGCCTTGCAGGCGCTGCGCTACGACCCTGTGGCCGATTTTGCGCCGATCGGCCTGGTCGGCCACTCGCCGACGCTGCTGGTGGTTCACGCCGACCTTCCGGTGCACAGCGTGGCGGAGTTGGTCAAACTGATCCGGTCCCAGCCGGGGCGCTTCAGTTACGCCTCGGCCGGCGAAGGCACGGCGCCGCACCTGGCGGCCGAACTGTTCAGGCTGCGCACCGGCATCACGCTGCCCGGCCTGGCCCATGCCGGGGCGGCACCGGCCATTGCCGACACCGCGCGCGGCAACGCCCAGCTGATGTTCCCCAGCCTCTTTACCGCCCAGCCCTATTTGCGCAGCGGCAAGCTGCGGGCGCTGGCGGTGGCCGGGCCGGCGCGCCTGGCCAGCCTGCCCGATCTGCCCACGCTGGCCGAGGCGGGCGTGGCCGGCATCGAGCTGACGCAGTGGTACGCCTTGTTCGCGCCGGCCAGGACGCCGGCGCCGGTGGTGGCGCAACTCAACAGCGCGCTCAACACCGTGCTGCAAGACCCTGAAATCATCGCCCGCTTCGATGCCGACGGCGCCCAGGTGCAGACCAGCACGCCCGAGGAGTTGCACCGCCTGCTGCTCGCCGAGCGGCTGAAGTGGCGGCAGGTGGTGCAGCAGACGGGCCTGCGTATGGAGCCGCAGGCGGCCGAGTAGCACGCCCCGAGAATTCAGGCCGGGTCGCCAGCGGCGGGCTTGCGGGTCTTCAATGCCGTGCGCAGATGCTGGTGAAACATCTCGGCCGCCGGCCGGAGCTTGACGCCATGGCGCCTCAAGAGACCCACCCTGCGCACGGTTTGCGGCTGGCGCAGGGGCAGGCCCACCAGCGTGGCGTGCGTGGTGGACAGCGCCATGCGCGGCACGGCCGCCAGGCCCAGGCCCGCCTCCACCATGCCCAGCAGCGTTGCGACGTGGCTCACTTCGAACGCAAAGCTCGGGTTCAGGCCGGCCTTGGTCAGCGAATCGTCCAGCAGCTGGCGGTTGCCGCTGCTTCGCGCCACGGCAATCAGGCTTTCCTTCTCCACATCCGCCCAGTTCACCGTCTTGCGTTTGGCGAGCGGGTGTGTGCGCGGCATGGCCAGCACAAACGGATCATCGTGGATGGACTCGAAGGCAATCTCGGGCGTCAGGGTGTTCATGAAGCCGATGCCAAAGTCAGCATCGCCCGACAGCACGCTTTGCAGCACCTGGTTCATCGACTCATCGACCACCCGCACGCGGATGCCGGGGTAGTTCCGGGAAAAGCTGCTGATCACACTCGGTAAAAAGTACAGGGCGGCCGACGGCACGCAGGCCACCGTCACGCGCCCGCCCCGGTGGGTGGCGATGTCGGCAATGCCCAGCATGGCCGACTCCAGGTCGTCCAGCGCGGTGCGCGCGCGCTCCAGGAACACCCGGCCCAGCGGCGTGAGTTCAACCTCGCGCGTGGTGCGGTTGAACAGGCGCGCGCCCAGGATGGTTTCCAGTTTGTCGATGCGCCGGCTCAGCGCCGGGGCCGACAGGTTGATGTGCTCGGCCGCCGCGCGAAAGCTGCCGCGCTCGGCCACGGCCACAAAACCCTGCAGTTGCTGCAAATCAAAATTAATGCGTGCCATGCAGCAATCGTAGCAAAAGTTGCACTTCACAGCCGATAACAATGGCGGGATGATTGCGTCCAAAGCAAGGGTCAGCCTGTTGATCCCAAGCCAAACCGAAGGAGACTTTCAGATGCCGCATTCACTCACCGCCCCGCACTTTTCATTGAAGCCTTCCACTCACTCCAGGGTCGTCAAGCCCTGGCTGGCCGGGCTTTCCATGGCGCTTCTGAGCGCCGCTTCCGGCCAGGCGCTGGCGCAGGACTGGCCCACCAAAAACATCACCATCGTGGTGCCCACGGCCGCCGGCGGCGCCAATGACGCCATGGCGCGCATCATTGGACAGGGCCTGAGCGCACGCCTCGGGAAAGGGGTCATTGTTGAAAACAAGGCTGGTGCCAACGGCGCGATTGCCAGCGAGTATGTGGCCCGCGCGGCGCCCGACGGCTACACCATCATGTTCGGCTACATCGCCACCCACGGCATCAACCCGGCGCTGCAAAAGCTCAAATACGACCCGGTCACCGATTTCGAGCCCATCGGCATGGTGGCGGCCTCGCCGACCGTGCTGGTCGTGAACAACGCCGTAGCCGCCAAAAACGTCAAGGAACTGGTGCAAGTGATCAAGGCCAAGCCCGGCACCTTCAATTACGCCTCTGCCGGCAACGGCACCGCACCGCACATCGCTGGCGAACTGTTCAAATTATCTGCCGGCGTGGATGTGCTGAGCGTTCCCTACAAAGGCTCGGCCCCGGCCGTGGTGGACACCATTGCCGGCAACACGCAGTTGATGTTCCCCAGCCTGTTCACCGCCTACCCCCATGTCAAGGAAGGCCGGCTCAGGGCGCTGGGCATTGCCGGCGAGAAACGCTCGCTCCTGTTGCCCGATGTTCCCACGCTGGCCGAGCAGGGCGTTGCCAACGTCAACATGTCGCAGTGGTACGCCATGTTCGCGCCCGCCAGGACGCCCAAGGCCGTGGTTGAGCGGATCAACCGCGAAATGAACAGCGTGCTGGCCGACAAGGCCGTGCAGAAAAAAATCCAGGATCAGGGCGCGGAAGTTGAAACCGGCACCCCCGAACAACTCAAGACCCTGGTGCAAAAAGAAGCGGTCCGCTGGAAAAGCGTCATAGCGGCTGCAAAGATCAAGGCTGAATAAACAGCACAACCCCTGAAAGCATTGCCATGAACCTGCAAGACTGGACCGGCCGCAGCGAGACGGTAGAAGACATTGCCACGGCCACGCCGTATGCCGCCTTGAGCGCCACGCTCGACTGGCCGGCCACGCCGGGCCAGGAGCGCCCCGCTCCCGGCACGCCGCTGCCCAGCCTGTGGCACTGGCTGTACTTTTTGCCGATCCACCGGCAGTCCGACATCGGGCCGGACGGCCACGCCCGGCGCGGCGGATTCATGCCGCCGGTGCCGCTGCCGCGCCGCATGTGGGCGGGCAGCGACTTCAGCTTCCACGAGCCGCTGCGCATCGGCGACACGCTGAGCCGGACCTCGACGATTGCCGAGGTGAAGGAAAAATCGGGCCGCACCGGCAGCCTGATTTTTGTGAAAGTGCGGCACGAAATCCGCCGCAACGGCAGCCCGGACGT comes from Polaromonas naphthalenivorans CJ2 and encodes:
- a CDS encoding 4-oxalomesaconate tautomerase → MLNRKIPCVLMRAGTSRGPFFLREWLPEGDEARDQALIGAIGASDPLQLDGLGGGSTLNSKVAIVSRSSQPGCDLDYLFAQVGVGHQSVDTRPNCGNMLSGVAPFAIEQGLIPAQDGHTTARIYNVNTGARIDVTVCTPGGRVTYEGDARIDGVAGTAAPILLNFLDAWGAITGQLFPTGQRIDVIDGLELTCIDAAMPLMILRASDLGLTGRERPAELDADTALLARIEALRLVAGARMGLGDVSGSVIPKPVLVSAGDGPLSITSRYFTPRRCHASHAVTGAIGVATAFALPGTVASGMARTAGKHPLTVLHPAGQIDIEVELQGEGQDATIERAALVRTARKIMQGELHLPGYVFPRSSPDLAASLDAALPFPGKDIQIIVPTSAGGGNDTMARTLTRKLGPVLGQSVTVDNRAGANGSIASEYVAAAQPDGHTLMFGYIATHGINPALQALRYDPVADFAPIGLVGHSPTLLVVHADLPVHSVAELVKLIRSQPGRFSYASAGEGTAPHLAAELFRLRTGITLPGLAHAGAAPAIADTARGNAQLMFPSLFTAQPYLRSGKLRALAVAGPARLASLPDLPTLAEAGVAGIELTQWYALFAPARTPAPVVAQLNSALNTVLQDPEIIARFDADGAQVQTSTPEELHRLLLAERLKWRQVVQQTGLRMEPQAAE
- a CDS encoding LysR family transcriptional regulator; its protein translation is MARINFDLQQLQGFVAVAERGSFRAAAEHINLSAPALSRRIDKLETILGARLFNRTTREVELTPLGRVFLERARTALDDLESAMLGIADIATHRGGRVTVACVPSAALYFLPSVISSFSRNYPGIRVRVVDESMNQVLQSVLSGDADFGIGFMNTLTPEIAFESIHDDPFVLAMPRTHPLAKRKTVNWADVEKESLIAVARSSGNRQLLDDSLTKAGLNPSFAFEVSHVATLLGMVEAGLGLAAVPRMALSTTHATLVGLPLRQPQTVRRVGLLRRHGVKLRPAAEMFHQHLRTALKTRKPAAGDPA
- a CDS encoding Bug family tripartite tricarboxylate transporter substrate binding protein — protein: MPHSLTAPHFSLKPSTHSRVVKPWLAGLSMALLSAASGQALAQDWPTKNITIVVPTAAGGANDAMARIIGQGLSARLGKGVIVENKAGANGAIASEYVARAAPDGYTIMFGYIATHGINPALQKLKYDPVTDFEPIGMVAASPTVLVVNNAVAAKNVKELVQVIKAKPGTFNYASAGNGTAPHIAGELFKLSAGVDVLSVPYKGSAPAVVDTIAGNTQLMFPSLFTAYPHVKEGRLRALGIAGEKRSLLLPDVPTLAEQGVANVNMSQWYAMFAPARTPKAVVERINREMNSVLADKAVQKKIQDQGAEVETGTPEQLKTLVQKEAVRWKSVIAAAKIKAE